From the Pomacea canaliculata isolate SZHN2017 linkage group LG4, ASM307304v1, whole genome shotgun sequence genome, one window contains:
- the LOC112561363 gene encoding ral GTPase-activating protein subunit beta-like isoform X7 codes for MYADWASLQDEIQCDRGNQSVLHRFPQTVGREVSCAVVKCIAHSLSSTVGSDDPSMLEDERDVRWTMEVLCFGLGLPLTEHETINDCVKVYVEWLMALTTPKPCVPKSVVQDPNPFTQVILHHLLNLFRPRPESGVDLVKRQALLCHRVLRAIEAVAKESTTMTRDTWETLLKFLLAANDSLLSPPTEKDDTGLSSYDISDHLCERVLSVLFGVWLTACSKCFPSPSLWKTFRNMCMYWRHHEALVLQWHKVNLILTAQMIRIMYGLDYPQLIISEEDNQIIPTDMSQECIAQAWFRFLHIVQNPVDLSRPAVVSNTPRFLQHTLTNETLLDPSQHPCLMKLPTIFHRAMRGVSIMVNAFLGLTQDLKDETLMSTAQTSSRIPATTPSTPPGQRKSAKPMSVLTGSLTAKVTSKTSQVTKSVVPPPVSQTVQGKIALESRFPFAPTRPKCNSILHLFGSWLFDAALAGVKLHPSHAAPGIVSKERRTSSFIESKQQSLSMDLSAYHPYESDNTYEAGRAEACGALCRIFCAHKTKEHILPVYYTRFYLVMYYGLQTAEPDISGEVLTSILFNSCDLLRTDLAGVQILTPYILKALELVLSRTSPEFRLSEQISYIELRKACVHLLLSMVCLPLHFKDLQIKDILSTTTALCKEQPISFLSLKNRIIDLLRIALTNETDATNTQMLLGGFMLVVQDLATSEETDSMNLQPGQETSDSDANPEPRASTSSADSGPHDTMTSLNRLSIPSKELETAYGLFGHATSLVCNRLMASWKTDLNTALAAMELLAGLAKVTLHPPNILMCKRTVKWICDFIVYQCSRPAPNHSRDLHSLIVAAFKCVQLWLVEHSSLLYDKECLHYVLEVVELGISGSKSQNRASDPPRYKGTKQLMPASMRVKDAAEAVLTCIIDQVGAFPPPCGPESLFSLLDERSLLKYAKGSALPEQGSPFRYFVIDNSIIVGLLEQPLGNVEDPLPTVTALIRGAFGRHAWTMQLRHSPRASKISSRAHLADPGRPLPFADVGVHHNVKHRYFPECVEKITKTKADLSIPSLESLSNEHEREDLEKMKSFIDASAAFEKNIAEKARKARETTSYPDPMTECKPPKICNEYQTARLFLSHYGFLSLESLKEPSNCVYTVPPALVMLDSSNTALFSDLESLDFIPSRDNDTVHVFYVKQNQKTAQEILNNVTSCNNVQPQFLEFLHSLGWPVDVRKHAGWTGHVSTSWKIIEPDDCEDEEYLVGTGGSLYDGRQQVLYWADVLSELAFVVPSPETFRLRTMSSSTLESDKSGLSMLNTSSSANSSPHVSGVGGAGNAMTTSSPNASPLASHSPHTNASPRLSSSAPHSSPLSLGDPNFLKPKSLTLEGEKLRRLEGESPGSPPESGNTSTAAGNTSQFRRLGRQPAAMMGPDTKVLVVWLESFQDTEHFPTAELLSVTSTGQDVAVMSSSSSMQKQAEKDVYIIFIHSLQNGLFRIHIQEYEKTQTKMSVAIPLVDGMVVSRRTLGTLVRQTAINICRRRRLESEAYQPPHVRRKLKIQEIVNKYRCSLSPAEFYTALCQEVIH; via the exons ATGTATGCAGACTGGGCATCTTTGCAAGATGAAATACAGTGTGATCGTGGAAATCAGTCTGTCCTTCACAGATTTCCGCAGACTGTTGGCCGTGAGGTTTCATGTGCAGTTGTTAAGTGCATTGCCCACAGCCTAAGTAGCACTGTTGGCAGTGATGATCCTAGTATGCTTGAAGATGAAAGAGATGTCAGATGGACTATGGAG GTACTGTGTTTTGGACTGGGTTTGCCATTGACAGAACATGAAACCATTAATGACTGTGTTAAAGTTTATGTGGAATGGCTGATGGCTTTAACCACTCCAAAGCCCTGTGTACCAAAATCAGTTGTACAAGATCCAAATCCCTTTACACAGGTTATTCTTCACCATTTGCTTAATCTCTTCAGACCTCGTCCAGAGTCAG GTGTTGACCTCGTCAAAAGGCAAGCTTTGCTATGTCACAGAGTTTTGCGTGCTATTGAAGCTGTTGCCAAAGAGTCCACTACCATGACTCGAGACACATGGGAAACATTACTGAAATTTCTTTTAGCTGCCAATGACAGCCTGCTATCACCACCAACAGAGAAAG ACGATACAGGATTGAGTTCAT ACGACATCAGTGACCACCTCTGTGAGAGGGTGCTGAGTGTACTGTTTGGTGTCTGGctgactgcctgcagcaagTGCTTCCCATCTCCTTCCTTGTGGAAAACGTTTCGCAACATGTGCATGTACTGGCGGCATCATGAGGCACTAGTACTGCAGTGGCACAAAGTGAACCTCATCCTGACAGCCCAGATGATCCGTATCATGTATGGCCTCGACTATCCTCAGCTCATTATCT CGGAGGAAGACAATCAGATAATTCCTACAGACATGAGTCAGGAGTGTATTGCCCAAGCCTGGTTTCGTTTCTTGCATATAGTTCAAAATCCTGTTGACCTTAGCAGACCTGCTGTGGTGTCCAACACGCCACGTTTCTTGCAGCACACTTTGACCAATGAAACACTTTTGGATCCTAGTCAGCACCCTTGTTTGATGAAACTTCCCACTATCTTCCATCGTGCCATGCGTGGTGTCTCCATCATGGTTAATGCCTTTTTGG GTCTAACCCAAGACCTTAAGGATGAGACCTTGATGTCCACAGCTCAGACTTCTTCCCGAATACCTGCAACAACACCATCCACACCACCTGGTCAGCGCAAATCAGCCAAACCTATGTCTGTTCTTACTGGGTCACTTACTGCAAAAG TGACCTCCAAGACATCACAAGTCACCAAGTCAGTAGTACCTCCACCAGTCAGTCAGACTGTGCAGGGTAAGATCGCACTGGAGAGTCGCTTTCCGTTTGCTCCTACAAGGCCTAAGTGCAACAGCATTCTGCACTTGTTTGGATCTTGGCTTTTTGATGCTGCACTTGCTGGTGTTAAGCTTCATCCTTCGCATGCTGCTCCAGGTATAG TATCAAAGGAGAGGCGAACCAGCTCTTTTATAGAGTCAAAACAGCAGTCGCTGTCCATGGATTTGAGTGCTTATCACCCATATGAAAGTGATAACACCTATGAAGCAGGGAGAGCAGAGGCATGCGGTGCCCTGTGCAGGATATTCTGTGCGCATAAGACAAAGGAACATATCCTGCCTGTCTACTACACGCGCTTCTACCTTGTGATGTACTATGGCTTGCAAACTGCTGAG CCAGACATAAGTGGTGAAGTTCTGACGAGCATTCTGTTCAACTCTTGTGATCTGCTGCGTACTGACCTTGCTGGAGTACAGATCCTTACACCATATATACTTAAGGCCTTGGAACTGGTTCTTAGTCGCACTAGCCCTGAGTTCAG ACTAAGTGAACAGATTTCTTACATTGAACTTCGTAAAGCCTGCGTACATCTTTTGCTGTCGATGGTGTGCTTGCCACTTCATTTCAAAGATCTCCAGATTAAAG ATATATTGTCAACCACAACAGCATTGTGCAAAGAGCAGCCGATTTCCTTTCTGTCACTGAAGAACCGCATTATTGATTTGCTTCGGATTGCTTTGACCAACGAAACAGATGCTACCAACACACAGATGCTGTTAG gTGGCTTTATGCTGGTGGTACAGGATTTGGCAACAAGTGAAGAGACTGATTCTATGAACCTGCAACCTGGGCAAGAGACATCTGACTCAGATGCAAACCCAG AACCAAGGGCAAGCACATCATCAGCTGACTCTGGCCCACACGACACCATGACTTCTTTGAACCGCCTGTCCATCCCTTCCAAGGAGTTGG AAACCGCATATGGCTTGTTTGGTCATGCAACCTCTTTGGTTTGTAACCGGCTTATGGCATCATGGAAAACGGACCTCAATACAGCACTGGCTGCCATGGAGCTCCTGGCAGGGCTTGCCAAAGTCACACTCCATCCTCCCAACATCCTTATGTGCAAGCGCACTGTGAAGTGGATCTGTGACTTTATTGTCTATCAG TGCAGTCGGCCAGCACCAAACCACTCTCGGGACTTGCACTCACTGATAGTGGCTGCCTTCAAGTGTGTACAGTTGTGGCTGGTTGAACACAGTTCCCTTCTATATGACAAAGAATGTTTGCACTATGTTTTGGAAGTGGTAGAGCTTGGCATTTCGGGGTCCAAATCACAG AACCGTGCTAGCGACCCACCACGCTACAAAGGAACCAAGCAGCTGATGCCAGCTTCTATGAGAGTGAAGGATGCAGCAGAGGCGGTGTTAACCTGCATCATTGATCAAGTG GGTGCTTTCCCCCCTCCTTGTGGTCCGGAGTCCTTGTTCTCCCTGCTTGATGAGCGATCCCTGCTGAAATATGCCAAAGGCAGTGCATTACCAGAGCAGGGCTCCCCATTCCGCTATTTTGTCATCGACAACTCCATCATTGTTGGCTTGCTGGAACAGCCTTTGGGGAATGTGGAAG ATCCTCTCCCCACGGTTACAGCACTGATCCGCGGTGCATTTGGTCGCCATGCTTGGACAATGCAGCTGCGACATTCACCACGAGCATCCAAG ATATCATCTCGGGCACACCTTGCAGACCCAGGTCGCCCGTTGCCTTTTGCTGATGTTGGTGTTCATCACAATGTAAAGCATAGATACTTTCCAGAATGTGTGGAGAAAATTACCAAGACCAAAGC TGACTTGAGTATACCTTCCTTGGAGTCTCTTTCTAATGAACATGAAAGGGAAGATCTTGAAAAAATGAAATCCTTCATCGACGCCTCAGCtgcctttgaaaaaaatattgccgAGAAAGCCCGCAAGGCTCGAGAGACTACATCATACCCTGATCCCATGACTGAATGCAAGCCCCCAAA AATCTGTAATGAGTACCAGACAGCACGGCTTTTCTTATCACACTATGGCTTTCTGTCACTCGAATCACTCAAG GAGCCATCGAACTGTGTCTATACTGTGCCTCCAGCTCTCGTGATGTTGGATTCATCCAACACTGCTTTATTTTCTGACCTGGAGTCGCTAGATTTCATCCCAAGTCGTGATAATGATACAGTCCATGTCTTCTATGTAAAGCAGAACCAGAAAACTGCACAAGAAATCCTGAATAATGTG ACTTCCTGCAACAATGTACAACCACAGTTTTTGGAGTTCCTGCACTCTTTAGGCTGGCCTGTAGATGTGCGCAAGCATGCAGGTTGGACAGGTCATGTCTCTACCAGCTGGAAGATCATCGAACCAGATGACTGTGAAG ATGAAGAATATTTGGTAGGAACAGGGGGTAGTCTTTATGATGGAAGACAGCAAGTCCTGTATTGGGCTGATGTCTTATCTGAGCTCGCATTTGTAGTCCCTTCACCTGAGACATTTCGCCTGAGAACAATGTCATCCAGCACCCTGGAATCTG ACAAGTCAGGACTATCCATGCTCAACACGAGCAGTAGTGCCAACAGCAGTCCTCATGTAAGTGGTGTTGGAGGGGCAGGCAATGCAATGACAACCTCTTCCCCTAATGCCAGCCCACTTGCATCACACTCTCCACACACCAATGCCTCGCCTCGCCTGTCTTCCTCTGCACCACACTCTTCACCCTTATCTCTTGGAGACCCCAACTTCCTGAAGCCCAAGTCACTGACGCTTGAGGGAGAAAAACTGCGTCGTCTTGAAGGTGAGAGCCCTGGCTCGCCTCCCGAGTCGGGCAACACCAGCACTGCTGCGGGCAACACAAGTCAGTTTCGACGACTTGGCCGTCAGCCAGCGGCCATGATGGGCCCTGACACCAAAGTGCTGGTTGTGTGGCTGGAAAGTTTCCAGGACACTGAGCACTTTCCCACAG CAGAACTGTTGAGTGTGACATCAACAGGACAGGATGTTGCTGTCATGTCAAGCTCATCATCCATGCAAAAGCAGGCAGAAAAGGATGTCtacatcatcttcatccattCCTTACAGAATGGTCTTTTCCGTATTCATATTCAGGAATACGAGAAAACTCAGACAAA AATGTCTGTCGCTATTCCACTTGTGGATGGCATGGTGGTCAGCAGACGCACTCTGGGCACTCTTGTTCGGCAGACAGCCATCAACatatgtcgtcgtcgtcgcttaGAAAGTGAAGC GTATCAACCACCTCATGTCCGCCGCAAGCTGAAAATCCAAGAGATTGTCAATAAGTACCGATGCAGCCTCAGCCCTGCAGAGTTTTATACAGCCCTTTGTCAGGAAGTAATACACtga
- the LOC112561363 gene encoding ral GTPase-activating protein subunit beta-like isoform X6, protein MYADWASLQDEIQCDRGNQSVLHRFPQTVGREVSCAVVKCIAHSLSSTVGSDDPSMLEDERDVRWTMEVLCFGLGLPLTEHETINDCVKVYVEWLMALTTPKPCVPKSVVQDPNPFTQVILHHLLNLFRPRPESGVDLVKRQALLCHRVLRAIEAVAKESTTMTRDTWETLLKFLLAANDSLLSPPTEKDDTGLSSYDISDHLCERVLSVLFGVWLTACSKCFPSPSLWKTFRNMCMYWRHHEALVLQWHKVNLILTAQMIRIMYGLDYPQLIISEEDNQIIPTDMSQECIAQAWFRFLHIVQNPVDLSRPAVVSNTPRFLQHTLTNETLLDPSQHPCLMKLPTIFHRAMRGVSIMVNAFLGLTQDLKDETLMSTAQTSSRIPATTPSTPPGQRKSAKPMSVLTGSLTAKVTSKTSQVTKSVVPPPVSQTVQGKIALESRFPFAPTRPKCNSILHLFGSWLFDAALAGVKLHPSHAAPGIVSKERRTSSFIESKQQSLSMDLSAYHPYESDNTYEAGRAEACGALCRIFCAHKTKEHILPVYYTRFYLVMYYGLQTAEPDISGEVLTSILFNSCDLLRTDLAGVQILTPYILKALELVLSRTSPEFRLSEQISYIELRKACVHLLLSMVCLPLHFKDLQIKDILSTTTALCKEQPISFLSLKNRIIDLLRIALTNETDATNTQMLLGGFMLVVQDLATSEETDSMNLQPGQETSDSDANPVEFRHRRHTLETAYGLFGHATSLVCNRLMASWKTDLNTALAAMELLAGLAKVTLHPPNILMCKRTVKWICDFIVYQCSRPAPNHSRDLHSLIVAAFKCVQLWLVEHSSLLYDKECLHYVLEVVELGISGSKSQDKPQESQSVKAKVEKDAKSVAAKNRASDPPRYKGTKQLMPASMRVKDAAEAVLTCIIDQVGAFPPPCGPESLFSLLDERSLLKYAKGSALPEQGSPFRYFVIDNSIIVGLLEQPLGNVEDPLPTVTALIRGAFGRHAWTMQLRHSPRASKISSRAHLADPGRPLPFADVGVHHNVKHRYFPECVEKITKTKADLSIPSLESLSNEHEREDLEKMKSFIDASAAFEKNIAEKARKARETTSYPDPMTECKPPKICNEYQTARLFLSHYGFLSLESLKEPSNCVYTVPPALVMLDSSNTALFSDLESLDFIPSRDNDTVHVFYVKQNQKTAQEILNNVTSCNNVQPQFLEFLHSLGWPVDVRKHAGWTGHVSTSWKIIEPDDCEDEEYLVGTGGSLYDGRQQVLYWADVLSELAFVVPSPETFRLRTMSSSTLESDKSGLSMLNTSSSANSSPHVSGVGGAGNAMTTSSPNASPLASHSPHTNASPRLSSSAPHSSPLSLGDPNFLKPKSLTLEGEKLRRLEGESPGSPPESGNTSTAAGNTSQFRRLGRQPAAMMGPDTKVLVVWLESFQDTEHFPTAELLSVTSTGQDVAVMSSSSSMQKQAEKDVYIIFIHSLQNGLFRIHIQEYEKTQTKMSVAIPLVDGMVVSRRTLGTLVRQTAINICRRRRLESEAYQPPHVRRKLKIQEIVNKYRCSLSPAEFYTALCQEVIH, encoded by the exons ATGTATGCAGACTGGGCATCTTTGCAAGATGAAATACAGTGTGATCGTGGAAATCAGTCTGTCCTTCACAGATTTCCGCAGACTGTTGGCCGTGAGGTTTCATGTGCAGTTGTTAAGTGCATTGCCCACAGCCTAAGTAGCACTGTTGGCAGTGATGATCCTAGTATGCTTGAAGATGAAAGAGATGTCAGATGGACTATGGAG GTACTGTGTTTTGGACTGGGTTTGCCATTGACAGAACATGAAACCATTAATGACTGTGTTAAAGTTTATGTGGAATGGCTGATGGCTTTAACCACTCCAAAGCCCTGTGTACCAAAATCAGTTGTACAAGATCCAAATCCCTTTACACAGGTTATTCTTCACCATTTGCTTAATCTCTTCAGACCTCGTCCAGAGTCAG GTGTTGACCTCGTCAAAAGGCAAGCTTTGCTATGTCACAGAGTTTTGCGTGCTATTGAAGCTGTTGCCAAAGAGTCCACTACCATGACTCGAGACACATGGGAAACATTACTGAAATTTCTTTTAGCTGCCAATGACAGCCTGCTATCACCACCAACAGAGAAAG ACGATACAGGATTGAGTTCAT ACGACATCAGTGACCACCTCTGTGAGAGGGTGCTGAGTGTACTGTTTGGTGTCTGGctgactgcctgcagcaagTGCTTCCCATCTCCTTCCTTGTGGAAAACGTTTCGCAACATGTGCATGTACTGGCGGCATCATGAGGCACTAGTACTGCAGTGGCACAAAGTGAACCTCATCCTGACAGCCCAGATGATCCGTATCATGTATGGCCTCGACTATCCTCAGCTCATTATCT CGGAGGAAGACAATCAGATAATTCCTACAGACATGAGTCAGGAGTGTATTGCCCAAGCCTGGTTTCGTTTCTTGCATATAGTTCAAAATCCTGTTGACCTTAGCAGACCTGCTGTGGTGTCCAACACGCCACGTTTCTTGCAGCACACTTTGACCAATGAAACACTTTTGGATCCTAGTCAGCACCCTTGTTTGATGAAACTTCCCACTATCTTCCATCGTGCCATGCGTGGTGTCTCCATCATGGTTAATGCCTTTTTGG GTCTAACCCAAGACCTTAAGGATGAGACCTTGATGTCCACAGCTCAGACTTCTTCCCGAATACCTGCAACAACACCATCCACACCACCTGGTCAGCGCAAATCAGCCAAACCTATGTCTGTTCTTACTGGGTCACTTACTGCAAAAG TGACCTCCAAGACATCACAAGTCACCAAGTCAGTAGTACCTCCACCAGTCAGTCAGACTGTGCAGGGTAAGATCGCACTGGAGAGTCGCTTTCCGTTTGCTCCTACAAGGCCTAAGTGCAACAGCATTCTGCACTTGTTTGGATCTTGGCTTTTTGATGCTGCACTTGCTGGTGTTAAGCTTCATCCTTCGCATGCTGCTCCAGGTATAG TATCAAAGGAGAGGCGAACCAGCTCTTTTATAGAGTCAAAACAGCAGTCGCTGTCCATGGATTTGAGTGCTTATCACCCATATGAAAGTGATAACACCTATGAAGCAGGGAGAGCAGAGGCATGCGGTGCCCTGTGCAGGATATTCTGTGCGCATAAGACAAAGGAACATATCCTGCCTGTCTACTACACGCGCTTCTACCTTGTGATGTACTATGGCTTGCAAACTGCTGAG CCAGACATAAGTGGTGAAGTTCTGACGAGCATTCTGTTCAACTCTTGTGATCTGCTGCGTACTGACCTTGCTGGAGTACAGATCCTTACACCATATATACTTAAGGCCTTGGAACTGGTTCTTAGTCGCACTAGCCCTGAGTTCAG ACTAAGTGAACAGATTTCTTACATTGAACTTCGTAAAGCCTGCGTACATCTTTTGCTGTCGATGGTGTGCTTGCCACTTCATTTCAAAGATCTCCAGATTAAAG ATATATTGTCAACCACAACAGCATTGTGCAAAGAGCAGCCGATTTCCTTTCTGTCACTGAAGAACCGCATTATTGATTTGCTTCGGATTGCTTTGACCAACGAAACAGATGCTACCAACACACAGATGCTGTTAG gTGGCTTTATGCTGGTGGTACAGGATTTGGCAACAAGTGAAGAGACTGATTCTATGAACCTGCAACCTGGGCAAGAGACATCTGACTCAGATGCAAACCCAG TTGAATTTAGACATCGTCGTCACACATTGG AAACCGCATATGGCTTGTTTGGTCATGCAACCTCTTTGGTTTGTAACCGGCTTATGGCATCATGGAAAACGGACCTCAATACAGCACTGGCTGCCATGGAGCTCCTGGCAGGGCTTGCCAAAGTCACACTCCATCCTCCCAACATCCTTATGTGCAAGCGCACTGTGAAGTGGATCTGTGACTTTATTGTCTATCAG TGCAGTCGGCCAGCACCAAACCACTCTCGGGACTTGCACTCACTGATAGTGGCTGCCTTCAAGTGTGTACAGTTGTGGCTGGTTGAACACAGTTCCCTTCTATATGACAAAGAATGTTTGCACTATGTTTTGGAAGTGGTAGAGCTTGGCATTTCGGGGTCCAAATCACAG gATAAGCCACAAGAATCACAAAGTGTTAAAGCAAAAGTAGAAAAGGATGCAAAGTCAGTAGCTGCAAAG AACCGTGCTAGCGACCCACCACGCTACAAAGGAACCAAGCAGCTGATGCCAGCTTCTATGAGAGTGAAGGATGCAGCAGAGGCGGTGTTAACCTGCATCATTGATCAAGTG GGTGCTTTCCCCCCTCCTTGTGGTCCGGAGTCCTTGTTCTCCCTGCTTGATGAGCGATCCCTGCTGAAATATGCCAAAGGCAGTGCATTACCAGAGCAGGGCTCCCCATTCCGCTATTTTGTCATCGACAACTCCATCATTGTTGGCTTGCTGGAACAGCCTTTGGGGAATGTGGAAG ATCCTCTCCCCACGGTTACAGCACTGATCCGCGGTGCATTTGGTCGCCATGCTTGGACAATGCAGCTGCGACATTCACCACGAGCATCCAAG ATATCATCTCGGGCACACCTTGCAGACCCAGGTCGCCCGTTGCCTTTTGCTGATGTTGGTGTTCATCACAATGTAAAGCATAGATACTTTCCAGAATGTGTGGAGAAAATTACCAAGACCAAAGC TGACTTGAGTATACCTTCCTTGGAGTCTCTTTCTAATGAACATGAAAGGGAAGATCTTGAAAAAATGAAATCCTTCATCGACGCCTCAGCtgcctttgaaaaaaatattgccgAGAAAGCCCGCAAGGCTCGAGAGACTACATCATACCCTGATCCCATGACTGAATGCAAGCCCCCAAA AATCTGTAATGAGTACCAGACAGCACGGCTTTTCTTATCACACTATGGCTTTCTGTCACTCGAATCACTCAAG GAGCCATCGAACTGTGTCTATACTGTGCCTCCAGCTCTCGTGATGTTGGATTCATCCAACACTGCTTTATTTTCTGACCTGGAGTCGCTAGATTTCATCCCAAGTCGTGATAATGATACAGTCCATGTCTTCTATGTAAAGCAGAACCAGAAAACTGCACAAGAAATCCTGAATAATGTG ACTTCCTGCAACAATGTACAACCACAGTTTTTGGAGTTCCTGCACTCTTTAGGCTGGCCTGTAGATGTGCGCAAGCATGCAGGTTGGACAGGTCATGTCTCTACCAGCTGGAAGATCATCGAACCAGATGACTGTGAAG ATGAAGAATATTTGGTAGGAACAGGGGGTAGTCTTTATGATGGAAGACAGCAAGTCCTGTATTGGGCTGATGTCTTATCTGAGCTCGCATTTGTAGTCCCTTCACCTGAGACATTTCGCCTGAGAACAATGTCATCCAGCACCCTGGAATCTG ACAAGTCAGGACTATCCATGCTCAACACGAGCAGTAGTGCCAACAGCAGTCCTCATGTAAGTGGTGTTGGAGGGGCAGGCAATGCAATGACAACCTCTTCCCCTAATGCCAGCCCACTTGCATCACACTCTCCACACACCAATGCCTCGCCTCGCCTGTCTTCCTCTGCACCACACTCTTCACCCTTATCTCTTGGAGACCCCAACTTCCTGAAGCCCAAGTCACTGACGCTTGAGGGAGAAAAACTGCGTCGTCTTGAAGGTGAGAGCCCTGGCTCGCCTCCCGAGTCGGGCAACACCAGCACTGCTGCGGGCAACACAAGTCAGTTTCGACGACTTGGCCGTCAGCCAGCGGCCATGATGGGCCCTGACACCAAAGTGCTGGTTGTGTGGCTGGAAAGTTTCCAGGACACTGAGCACTTTCCCACAG CAGAACTGTTGAGTGTGACATCAACAGGACAGGATGTTGCTGTCATGTCAAGCTCATCATCCATGCAAAAGCAGGCAGAAAAGGATGTCtacatcatcttcatccattCCTTACAGAATGGTCTTTTCCGTATTCATATTCAGGAATACGAGAAAACTCAGACAAA AATGTCTGTCGCTATTCCACTTGTGGATGGCATGGTGGTCAGCAGACGCACTCTGGGCACTCTTGTTCGGCAGACAGCCATCAACatatgtcgtcgtcgtcgcttaGAAAGTGAAGC GTATCAACCACCTCATGTCCGCCGCAAGCTGAAAATCCAAGAGATTGTCAATAAGTACCGATGCAGCCTCAGCCCTGCAGAGTTTTATACAGCCCTTTGTCAGGAAGTAATACACtga